The genomic stretch GGCCAGCTGGTGACCAGCTGGGCCTACGAGGCGGCGCCGGGCACGGAGCGCTTCTCGGTGGTCGGCGAGCTCGGGTCGCTGACCTCGGACGGGACCTCGCTGCGCTACGACCTGCGCGACGGGACGAGCACGACCGAGGACTTCGAGCCGGTCGACACCTTCTCGGCGGAGATCTCCGCCTTCGCCGACTGCCTGCTCACCGGCACCCGACCGATCCACACCGAGGTCGAGGGGGTCGCGGTGCTCGGCACCATCCTCGCGGCCTACGAGGCGGCCCGGGAGCGGCGCGTGGCCGAGGTCATCCGCACCTGACCCCCGGCCCTGCTCACCGCGCCAGGTCAGGTGCGAGGGTCAGTCCCGGTCGGGGTCGCGGTGCAGGGCGACGAACAGCGACAGCGGAGCGGCGTCTGCTGCCCCGGGGCGCTGGGCGAACTCGTCGAGCAGCGCGTCGAGCCGGCGCTCCAGCTCCGCCCGACCCTCGGCGTCGAGGCGCAGCCCCAGGCGGGCGACGCGCAGGTCCGGGTCCGCCGGGGCCTCCTCGCTGCCGTCACCGAGCAGCACCGGCAGGGTCTGCGTGAACGCCTCCACCATGGCGCGCGCGGAGCGCTGCTCGTCGAGCTGCCACGACTTGCCGGTGGCCCGGTAGGGCACCGAGCGCGCTCCGCGGCGGCCGCGCGTGGACGGCAGCGGCTCGAGGAAGCCGGTGTTCACGAGGGTCCTCACGTGGTGCAGCGCCGTGGCGGCGTTGAGCCCGAGGCGCTCGGCGACGGCCGCGTTGGTCATCGGGGTGTCGAGGCACATCCGCAGGATCCGCAGCCGCACCGCGGAGGCCAGTGCCTTGGCCTCCGCCTCGGTGGCCACGCGTCGGTGCGGGAGGTCCCAGGTCTGCGCACTCACGCACCCAAAGTAGACACGACATGACGCTGTGCGCTCAGTGATTGACATTCCCCAACCACTCCCGTCGCATGGTCGACGTGACGCCTGCGCCCGACAGCCTCCTGAGAGCCCGCGAGGGGCGGGACTTCCGCCGCCTGTGGGCGGGCGACTCCGTCTCGCAGGGCGCCACGCAGGTGGGCGACCTCGTCGTCCCCCTGCTCGCTGTGACGGTCCTGGCGGCCTCGCCGCTGCAGATGGGCGTGCTCTCCGCGGCGCAGTCGGCCGCGTTCCTGCTGCTCGGGCTGCCGGCGGGCGCGTGGGTGGACCGGTGGTCCAAGCGGCGCGTCCTCCTGCTCGGCAACCTCGTGCGGGCGGTGGCGCTCGCCGTCCTGCCGCTGGCCTGGTGGGCGGGGGTGCTCTCGCTGCCGCTGGTGGTGGCGGTGGCGTTCGTGGTGGGCGTGGCGACGCTGTTCTTCGACGTCGCCTACCAGAGCTACCTCCCCTCGCTGGTGCGCGCAGAGCGGCTCGGCGAGGGCAACTCCCTGCTGCAGGTCTCGGCGTCGGTGGCGCAGGTCGGCGGCCCTGCGGTCGGCGGCTGGCTGGCCCGGCTGCTCGGAGCCCCGCTGGCGGTGGCGGTCTCGGCGGTGGCCTTCGCCGCCTCCAGCGGGCTGCTCTCCCGCATCTCCCACGTCGAGCCCCCGCTGGACCGGTCCTCCCGACGGTCACTGCGGGCGGAGGTGGCCGAGGGCCTCTCGTTCGTGGTGCACCAGCCGCTGCTGCGGCGGATCGTCGCCACGACGAGCCTGTCCAACCTCGGCGGCAGCGCCACCGGCGCGCTGCTCGTGCTCTACGCCGTCCGCGAGCTCGGGCTGTCCGAGGGGCAGGTCGGCACGGCGCTCGGCATCGGCGCGGGCGGCGCGCTGCTCGGCGCGCTCACGGTGCAGCAGGTGGTGCGCCGCGTCGGCGAGGGCCGCACGATCGCCCTGGCGCTGCTGCCGGGGATCGCGGCCGGTGCGCTCCTGCCCCTGACCGGGCCGCTGGTGGCCAGGGGCGCTCTCGACGACGACGGCGCGGTCGCGCTCCTGGCCGTCTCCGGCGCCGTGCTCGGCGTGAGCATCGTGCTCTACAACGTGGCGCAGGTGACGTACCGGCAGCGCATCACACCGGCACCGCTGCTGGGACGGATGAACGCGTCGGTGCGCTTCCTCGTGTGGGGCACCATGCCCGTCGGAGCGCTGCTCGGCGGGCTGCTCGGCGAGCGGATCGGGCTGGTGGCCACGCTGTGGACGGCGCTGGCGGTGGAGGCCCTCGGGGTGCTGCCGGTGCTG from Quadrisphaera setariae encodes the following:
- a CDS encoding ArsR/SmtB family transcription factor produces the protein MSAQTWDLPHRRVATEAEAKALASAVRLRILRMCLDTPMTNAAVAERLGLNAATALHHVRTLVNTGFLEPLPSTRGRRGARSVPYRATGKSWQLDEQRSARAMVEAFTQTLPVLLGDGSEEAPADPDLRVARLGLRLDAEGRAELERRLDALLDEFAQRPGAADAAPLSLFVALHRDPDRD
- a CDS encoding MFS transporter, producing MVDVTPAPDSLLRAREGRDFRRLWAGDSVSQGATQVGDLVVPLLAVTVLAASPLQMGVLSAAQSAAFLLLGLPAGAWVDRWSKRRVLLLGNLVRAVALAVLPLAWWAGVLSLPLVVAVAFVVGVATLFFDVAYQSYLPSLVRAERLGEGNSLLQVSASVAQVGGPAVGGWLARLLGAPLAVAVSAVAFAASSGLLSRISHVEPPLDRSSRRSLRAEVAEGLSFVVHQPLLRRIVATTSLSNLGGSATGALLVLYAVRELGLSEGQVGTALGIGAGGALLGALTVQQVVRRVGEGRTIALALLPGIAAGALLPLTGPLVARGALDDDGAVALLAVSGAVLGVSIVLYNVAQVTYRQRITPAPLLGRMNASVRFLVWGTMPVGALLGGLLGERIGLVATLWTALAVEALGVLPVLLSPLVRSGPSADTAPGPTPGPDDSATER